One Bacillus sp. 1780r2a1 DNA segment encodes these proteins:
- a CDS encoding stage VI sporulation protein F has translation MDNNMFKNIEKKTGVNMKDIFELANSVQNANFKDEQTVRNIVKRVAQIANKPISKQKEDQIVKALASNNQSIDFSTISKMLNEKKK, from the coding sequence ATGGATAACAATATGTTTAAGAATATTGAAAAGAAAACAGGCGTTAATATGAAGGATATTTTCGAGCTAGCGAACTCCGTGCAAAACGCCAATTTTAAGGATGAACAAACGGTGCGTAATATTGTAAAACGTGTAGCTCAAATTGCAAATAAACCAATTTCAAAACAAAAAGAAGATCAGATTGTCAAAGCACTTGCTAGCAACAACCAATCAATTGATTTTAGTACAATTTCTAAAATGTTGAATGAGAAGAAGAAATAA
- a CDS encoding spore germination protein, with protein sequence MPSFFKNQKKQKNSHTANDSNSCVESSLEANRQYIARKMGDSSDIIVRHLKLGLNLEIEVAIIYIEGIVDNQSIQDSLIDSITKKPSKTNITVNNALDVISKSIVTTDDLSVINKWEDVFLSLTAGDTIILVDGINKVLSASTAGGETRSISESTTEMVVRGPKAAFTESIGVNLAMVRRIIKSPDLWTESLKIGRITKTKVNLMYINGVVKEEIVQEVRSRLKEIDIDSILESGYIEQFIEDQTLTPFPTVYNTERPDVVAGNLLEGRIAIFVDGTPFVLIVPAVFIQFFQSPEDYYARFDIATSIRLLRVFMFLISLTAPAIYVAATTFHQEMVPTTLIVAIAAQREAVPFPAFIEALLMELTFEILREAGIRLPKAIGSAVSIVGALVIGQAAVQASIVSPAMVIVVSITAIASFATPAFDMAISARLIRFLFMLGAATFGFYGIILVLLLMIVHLCSLRSFGIPYMAPFAPFIPSENRDTVIRSPWWSLRKRPRLVSDNSVREENEKSGPPTGRNMKKNVSQEGDNSES encoded by the coding sequence ATGCCTTCGTTCTTTAAGAATCAAAAAAAACAAAAGAATTCGCATACGGCTAACGATTCTAATTCTTGCGTAGAATCTTCTCTAGAAGCAAACCGTCAGTACATCGCACGGAAAATGGGTGACAGTTCGGATATAATTGTTCGACATTTAAAATTAGGACTGAATTTGGAGATAGAAGTTGCAATTATTTATATAGAAGGAATTGTAGACAATCAATCTATTCAAGATTCTTTAATTGATTCTATAACCAAAAAGCCAAGCAAAACGAATATAACTGTAAATAATGCTTTAGATGTGATTTCGAAAAGTATCGTAACTACTGATGATTTATCGGTTATTAATAAGTGGGAAGATGTGTTTTTATCCTTAACAGCAGGTGACACAATTATACTTGTAGATGGAATAAATAAAGTGCTAAGCGCTAGTACTGCTGGGGGAGAAACTCGATCGATCTCTGAATCAACTACTGAAATGGTTGTTCGTGGGCCAAAAGCTGCATTTACAGAGTCTATAGGAGTAAACCTAGCAATGGTAAGGCGTATTATTAAGAGTCCTGATTTATGGACAGAGTCTTTGAAAATAGGCCGCATCACAAAAACAAAGGTTAATCTAATGTATATAAATGGCGTAGTGAAAGAAGAGATTGTTCAAGAAGTGCGCAGCCGGCTGAAAGAAATTGATATCGATAGTATTCTTGAATCAGGATATATTGAACAATTTATTGAAGATCAAACGTTGACGCCGTTTCCTACGGTTTATAATACGGAAAGACCAGATGTAGTAGCAGGAAATTTATTAGAAGGACGAATCGCTATATTTGTGGACGGAACGCCTTTTGTATTAATTGTTCCCGCTGTTTTTATACAGTTCTTTCAATCTCCAGAAGACTACTATGCTCGCTTTGATATTGCCACATCTATTCGTTTGTTGCGAGTCTTTATGTTTCTTATTTCGCTAACTGCTCCAGCAATCTATGTTGCTGCAACAACCTTTCACCAAGAAATGGTTCCCACAACGCTCATTGTAGCGATCGCAGCTCAGCGGGAAGCCGTGCCTTTTCCAGCATTTATTGAAGCACTTCTCATGGAATTAACTTTTGAAATTTTACGAGAAGCAGGGATTAGGTTACCAAAAGCAATTGGATCAGCCGTATCGATTGTAGGGGCACTTGTTATTGGCCAAGCAGCGGTACAAGCAAGTATTGTATCTCCTGCGATGGTTATTGTTGTTTCGATTACAGCTATAGCTAGCTTTGCTACTCCAGCTTTTGATATGGCTATTTCCGCTCGATTAATTCGTTTTCTATTTATGCTAGGTGCAGCAACGTTTGGTTTTTATGGGATCATCTTAGTTCTACTTTTAATGATTGTTCATCTTTGTAGTTTGCGTTCATTTGGTATTCCATACATGGCCCCGTTTGCACCTTTTATACCCTCAGAAAATCGAGATACAGTTATAAGATCGCCGTGGTGGAGCTTAAGGAAGCGTCCACGGCTAGTGAGTGATAATTCAGTTCGAGAAGAAAACGAAAAATCGGGTCCTCCTACAGGTCGAAATATGAAAAAAAACGTTTCTCAAGAGGGTGACAACAGTGAATCATAA
- a CDS encoding ATP-dependent helicase, with protein MQNALHNGKTISLDTLGRSQFQMIYEAGIRNELTCAHCKETVHLAIGIHQAPYFYHRNAPHERSECMKPFTQKQPVPVLASSTSYEEQGGFRIPKSRAIGKSEVKNELQWKNSTFFNPIPAFSASKAEVKEAKSSYSHALQEHQIVLDTNQWSSVTHFEGPLLILAGAGSGKTRVLTARTAYMIQEHKIDPRSIMLVTFTSKAAKEMKNRLTSYPGMSPSIIKQMLVGTFHSIFLRMVVHHAPDSWQMSRLLKWDWQKEQILKEAGREINLDEKDFPFDQAIQQISYWKNTLLGVKDIRPASQWEEQVHHLYTHYEQTKQKQGLFDFDDMLDGCYQMLRDNPELLVRYQKRFRYFLIDEFQDINKVQYAIMKMLSADSKNLCVVGDDDQSIYAFRGSDPSFILNFERDFPGTKKVTLHQNYRSAHSIVSAANKVVERNTERHPKNMKAQFHHDHIPTFFFPYDEEEEATMIVRDIKEKVQAGASPSDFSILYRTHASSRAVFERLSQSNLPFTIEQDADSFYERRVVKTMLAFLRLSLDPNDNQSLTSIVQALFLKKNVLNDLKAMSILNDVSFVEALGHLKDLKSFQQKKLKKIIPLFASLKKMKPVNAIETISKDMGFDDFVKKRGNEGNAMEKGSDDVRDLRVVARKFSTVKELLDHADHMIGMNKEMKVLSKQFNESVHLTTIHRAKGLEYKHVYVLGNVDGGIPHDYALESYRNGEVGALEEERRLLYVAMTRAKLSLYLSILQTRRGKTAYPSRFLKPFLKAY; from the coding sequence ATGCAAAATGCTCTACATAACGGGAAGACGATTTCACTCGACACATTAGGTCGCAGTCAGTTTCAAATGATTTATGAAGCAGGAATTCGAAATGAATTAACTTGTGCTCATTGTAAGGAAACTGTTCATCTTGCAATCGGAATTCACCAAGCTCCTTATTTTTATCATCGCAATGCCCCTCACGAACGCTCAGAATGTATGAAACCATTCACCCAAAAACAACCCGTTCCTGTGCTGGCTTCAAGTACAAGCTATGAAGAACAAGGAGGGTTTCGAATTCCAAAAAGCAGAGCCATTGGGAAAAGCGAAGTAAAAAATGAACTTCAATGGAAAAATTCCACTTTTTTCAACCCAATTCCTGCTTTTTCAGCATCAAAAGCGGAAGTGAAAGAAGCGAAATCATCCTATTCTCATGCATTGCAGGAACATCAAATCGTGTTAGATACAAATCAGTGGAGCTCAGTTACTCACTTTGAAGGTCCCCTTTTAATTTTGGCTGGGGCAGGAAGTGGAAAAACGAGAGTATTAACCGCTCGTACTGCTTATATGATCCAAGAGCATAAAATTGATCCGCGTTCAATTATGCTCGTAACGTTTACATCAAAAGCAGCAAAAGAAATGAAGAACCGTCTCACATCTTATCCTGGAATGTCACCATCAATCATTAAGCAGATGCTTGTCGGCACATTCCATAGTATTTTTCTGCGGATGGTTGTTCATCATGCCCCAGATTCTTGGCAAATGAGTCGATTGTTAAAATGGGATTGGCAAAAGGAACAAATTTTAAAAGAAGCAGGACGAGAAATAAATCTTGACGAAAAAGATTTTCCATTCGACCAAGCTATTCAACAGATTAGCTATTGGAAAAATACGCTTTTGGGTGTGAAAGATATTCGTCCTGCTAGCCAGTGGGAAGAGCAAGTTCACCACCTGTATACTCATTACGAACAAACAAAGCAAAAGCAAGGGCTGTTCGATTTTGATGATATGCTGGACGGCTGCTATCAAATGCTTAGAGATAACCCTGAGCTTCTTGTTCGTTATCAAAAGCGATTCAGATACTTTCTGATTGATGAATTTCAAGATATTAATAAAGTTCAGTATGCTATTATGAAAATGTTGAGCGCTGACTCTAAAAACTTATGCGTTGTAGGTGACGATGATCAGTCCATCTACGCGTTTCGTGGCAGTGACCCAAGCTTTATTTTGAATTTCGAAAGAGATTTTCCAGGAACGAAAAAAGTAACGCTTCACCAAAACTACCGCTCTGCTCATTCAATTGTTTCAGCTGCCAATAAGGTCGTTGAACGCAATACAGAGCGACATCCAAAAAATATGAAAGCACAGTTTCACCATGATCATATACCAACTTTTTTCTTTCCTTATGATGAAGAAGAAGAAGCCACAATGATTGTGCGAGATATAAAAGAGAAAGTTCAAGCCGGTGCATCTCCTTCTGACTTTTCCATTTTATATCGTACTCATGCTTCTTCACGTGCGGTCTTTGAACGGTTGTCACAGTCAAATCTTCCGTTTACCATTGAGCAAGATGCAGATTCATTTTATGAACGTCGGGTTGTAAAAACAATGCTTGCTTTTTTACGCCTTAGCTTAGATCCAAACGATAATCAATCCCTGACTAGCATCGTTCAGGCATTATTTTTAAAGAAAAATGTCTTAAATGACTTAAAGGCAATGAGTATTTTAAATGACGTATCATTTGTCGAAGCGCTTGGCCATTTAAAGGATTTAAAATCGTTTCAACAAAAGAAGTTGAAAAAGATTATTCCGTTGTTTGCAAGCTTAAAAAAGATGAAGCCTGTTAATGCCATTGAAACTATTTCAAAAGATATGGGTTTTGATGACTTTGTCAAAAAGCGTGGAAATGAAGGGAATGCCATGGAAAAAGGGTCAGACGACGTTCGTGACTTAAGAGTTGTTGCACGTAAATTTTCAACCGTCAAAGAACTGCTTGACCACGCAGATCACATGATTGGTATGAACAAAGAAATGAAGGTTTTAAGTAAGCAGTTTAATGAGAGCGTTCATTTAACAACCATTCATCGTGCTAAGGGTCTGGAGTATAAGCACGTATATGTTTTAGGTAACGTAGACGGGGGTATTCCGCATGACTATGCGCTTGAATCGTACCGAAACGGTGAGGTTGGTGCATTGGAAGAAGAAAGACGCTTACTTTATGTAGCCATGACGCGAGCAAAGCTATCCCTATACCTATCCATTTTACAAACGCGAAGAGGAAAAACAGCTTACCCTTCTCGCTTTTTAAAACCTTTTTTAAAAGCATACTAG
- a CDS encoding Ger(x)C family spore germination protein, with product MNHNKRIFLLILILFLLTGCWSKKELTDLALVAAMGIDKTEDGKYDVTLQIINPSNVAGSFQGGGGSQSPPVTIYSAQGDNLVEASRRASTKISRRLYYAHTNLVVIGERLAKEDGVNLLIDALDRDPEFRITSTFTIASDSTAAALVKALTPIDKIPANKILKTLEFSQRRWGGTIKASIQDVMKGIHSPGKQTIVSGFRIVGNEEQAQRLENLEESAPKATLRAAGIAVLKEGKLVDWLYGETARGTVWILDKVQGTDINIDWEGTKEAIAYQTVRQKTNVSSQLKSGKPHMTVRTRVEGEIGALNVPIDITNPKVIREIEEAVGKEIKNELTKSIEHAQSKKTDVFGFGEVVHRTSPKKWKKLEPEWSDAYFPELTVDVKVEAYVRRAGLRNKSFLSDVK from the coding sequence GTGAATCATAATAAGAGAATTTTTCTATTAATACTTATACTTTTTCTTTTAACAGGCTGTTGGAGCAAAAAAGAGTTAACCGACTTGGCACTCGTAGCGGCAATGGGTATTGATAAAACAGAAGATGGAAAATATGATGTAACACTTCAAATTATCAATCCTAGCAACGTAGCTGGAAGTTTTCAAGGAGGAGGAGGTTCTCAAAGTCCTCCTGTTACGATATATTCAGCTCAAGGTGATAATTTAGTTGAGGCAAGCAGGCGGGCTTCAACTAAAATTTCCAGAAGGTTATATTATGCTCATACAAACCTTGTTGTAATTGGGGAGAGGCTTGCAAAGGAAGATGGCGTAAACCTTTTAATTGATGCATTAGATAGAGATCCAGAATTCCGAATTACCTCTACCTTTACAATTGCAAGCGACTCAACAGCTGCAGCTCTTGTCAAAGCATTAACTCCTATTGACAAAATTCCAGCAAATAAAATTTTAAAGACCTTGGAATTTTCTCAAAGACGGTGGGGAGGAACGATAAAAGCATCAATCCAAGACGTGATGAAAGGTATTCATTCTCCTGGGAAGCAAACCATTGTTTCTGGATTTCGTATAGTTGGTAATGAAGAACAAGCACAAAGATTAGAGAATCTGGAGGAGAGTGCACCAAAAGCAACGCTCCGCGCTGCTGGAATTGCAGTTTTGAAGGAAGGGAAGTTAGTAGACTGGCTATACGGAGAAACAGCAAGAGGAACAGTATGGATTCTTGATAAGGTTCAAGGTACGGATATTAATATCGATTGGGAAGGCACTAAGGAAGCAATAGCTTACCAAACGGTTCGTCAAAAAACAAACGTATCTTCACAACTAAAAAGCGGTAAGCCTCATATGACTGTTCGTACTCGTGTGGAAGGAGAAATTGGTGCATTAAATGTACCAATCGATATAACGAATCCAAAGGTTATTAGAGAAATTGAAGAGGCGGTTGGGAAAGAAATTAAAAACGAACTAACGAAAAGCATTGAACATGCACAGAGCAAAAAAACGGACGTTTTTGGCTTTGGAGAAGTTGTGCATCGTACCAGTCCGAAAAAATGGAAGAAATTAGAGCCTGAGTGGAGCGATGCTTACTTTCCTGAACTAACTGTGGATGTGAAAGTAGAGGCCTATGTTCGTAGGGCAGGATTACGAAATAAATCGTTTCTTTCAGATGTAAAATAG
- a CDS encoding GNAT family N-acetyltransferase, whose product MEIKVVTTQDEREDAYYVRLKVFVEEQQVDVEEEIDQYEEEATHLVVYDEGKPVGAGRLRVVDGYGKMERICVMPSHRQAGVGKLIMNKMESLAVDKGLSKLKLHGQTHAEGFYEKLGYVTVSGEFMDAGIPHVEMVKKL is encoded by the coding sequence ATGGAAATTAAAGTAGTAACAACACAAGACGAGCGTGAAGATGCTTACTATGTAAGACTAAAAGTGTTCGTTGAAGAACAACAAGTCGATGTGGAAGAAGAAATCGACCAGTACGAAGAAGAAGCAACGCATCTTGTTGTGTATGATGAGGGAAAACCAGTTGGGGCTGGTCGCTTACGCGTAGTGGATGGCTATGGCAAGATGGAGCGTATTTGCGTAATGCCTTCACATCGACAAGCTGGAGTTGGCAAGCTTATCATGAACAAAATGGAAAGCCTAGCCGTGGATAAAGGCTTATCGAAGCTAAAGCTCCATGGTCAAACCCATGCCGAAGGCTTCTATGAAAAGCTCGGGTACGTAACGGTGTCAGGTGAATTTATGGATGCCGGTATCCCACATGTAGAAATGGTTAAAAAGCTATAA
- a CDS encoding YjcG family protein: MKFGVVLFPSKKLQDVANSYRKRYDPHYSLIAPHLTVKEVFEASETEIEHIATQLRQVAKDAKPFTLNVTKVSSFSPVNNVIYLKVEQKAELTALYNMLHEGQLEQPTEHTFIPHVTIGQRLSDDEHLDVYSQLKLVDVAHEEVIDRFHLMYQLENDTWTVFETFRFGKE; encoded by the coding sequence ATGAAATTTGGCGTTGTTCTTTTTCCATCAAAAAAACTGCAAGATGTAGCGAACTCTTACCGAAAGCGTTACGACCCTCATTATTCATTAATTGCACCACATTTAACGGTAAAAGAAGTATTTGAAGCTTCAGAAACTGAAATAGAGCATATTGCTACTCAGCTTCGTCAAGTTGCAAAAGATGCTAAGCCATTTACGCTAAACGTAACCAAAGTTAGTTCATTCTCTCCTGTGAACAATGTGATTTATTTAAAAGTTGAACAAAAAGCTGAACTAACGGCTCTTTACAATATGTTACATGAAGGGCAACTCGAACAGCCGACTGAACATACGTTTATTCCACATGTCACTATCGGGCAAAGACTTTCAGATGATGAACATCTAGATGTATACAGTCAGCTTAAATTAGTAGACGTTGCGCACGAAGAAGTTATCGACCGCTTTCACTTAATGTACCAATTAGAAAACGATACATGGACGGTCTTTGAAACATTTAGATTTGGAAAGGAATAA
- a CDS encoding esterase family protein — MSESKRHLEELSFYSESLQEDVTLLVYLPSNYSTLYKYSLLIAQDGKDYVMYGRAPRLIDELMKESAIDRTIFVGIPYKDPSDRREKYHPNGSQNEAYIRFLAHELIPFLDEKYPTYQMGKTRTLIGDSLAATVSLLTAIQYPNTFGNVIMHSPFVNEAVLKAVNEFSTPSLLDFYHVIGTQETAVKTTKDGVLNFIEPNRQLHEAMNSKSYAVFYDEFDGDHTWKYWQKDIKRSLEMMLR, encoded by the coding sequence ATGTCAGAAAGCAAACGTCATTTAGAGGAACTATCTTTTTACAGCGAGTCACTTCAAGAAGACGTGACGCTACTTGTGTATTTGCCTTCAAACTATTCAACGCTGTATAAGTACTCACTGCTTATCGCACAAGATGGGAAAGATTATGTCATGTACGGCCGAGCGCCTCGCTTAATTGATGAGCTTATGAAAGAATCGGCCATCGATCGCACCATTTTTGTTGGTATCCCTTATAAGGATCCGTCTGATCGTCGTGAAAAATATCACCCAAACGGCTCACAGAACGAAGCATATATTCGCTTTTTAGCTCATGAGCTTATTCCGTTTCTTGATGAGAAGTATCCTACTTATCAGATGGGCAAAACCCGCACACTTATCGGGGATTCGTTGGCTGCTACCGTTTCTTTATTAACAGCTATCCAGTACCCAAACACGTTCGGCAACGTTATTATGCACTCACCGTTTGTGAACGAAGCTGTACTAAAAGCCGTAAATGAATTCTCAACTCCTTCTCTGCTTGATTTTTATCACGTTATCGGCACACAAGAAACAGCTGTGAAAACAACAAAAGACGGCGTATTAAATTTTATAGAGCCGAACCGACAGCTTCATGAAGCAATGAATTCTAAAAGCTATGCTGTCTTTTACGATGAATTTGATGGCGATCATACGTGGAAATATTGGCAAAAAGATATTAAACGTTCACTTGAAATGATGCTTCGTTAG
- a CDS encoding DUF421 domain-containing protein, which translates to MMEFIRIASELFVGFVCLFFLTKLLGRATITQLTTFDFISALVLGELVGNALYDSEIGIGKIAFAVTVWGALIYFTEVITQKNIPFRLFLEGRPSIIIRNGKLSYRELQRNRLDVDQLLHMLRSKNAFSIREVAYAILETDGTMSVLLKSDYAAPTKGDFQLPVTQPTLPIAFISDGRILTKNLTESGFTEKWLHQEIEKQGIPSVKQVLYAEWQQGDELFIQKY; encoded by the coding sequence ATAATGGAATTTATCAGAATTGCTTCAGAGTTGTTTGTAGGCTTTGTTTGCTTATTTTTTTTAACGAAATTACTGGGGCGCGCCACCATTACGCAACTCACAACGTTCGACTTTATTTCAGCGCTTGTGCTGGGTGAATTGGTCGGAAACGCGCTGTATGATTCTGAAATAGGGATTGGAAAGATTGCATTTGCTGTAACTGTTTGGGGTGCACTCATTTACTTTACGGAAGTTATTACACAAAAAAATATTCCTTTTCGTTTGTTTCTCGAAGGGCGACCTTCCATTATTATTCGGAATGGCAAGCTTTCTTACAGAGAACTACAGCGTAACCGATTAGACGTAGATCAATTGTTGCACATGCTCCGCTCTAAGAACGCTTTTTCTATTCGCGAAGTAGCATATGCTATCTTAGAAACGGACGGCACAATGAGCGTTTTATTAAAGTCCGACTATGCGGCTCCTACTAAAGGTGACTTTCAATTACCTGTTACACAACCTACCCTTCCAATTGCCTTTATCAGTGACGGACGCATTTTGACTAAAAATTTAACGGAGTCAGGCTTTACAGAAAAATGGTTACATCAAGAAATCGAAAAACAAGGAATTCCTAGCGTTAAACAAGTATTATACGCAGAATGGCAACAAGGCGATGAACTCTTTATTCAAAAGTATTAG
- a CDS encoding spore germination protein, translating into MEKAKISAVQLFVLMVLFQMGSALLVPLAMDAKQDAWLVILMGMIVSFVLFLVYHKIYWYYPNLLPTEYMQEILGKVIGTVVAFLYIVYFMYDAARVLRDFGEMLLTFAYPDTPLFIANALLILVIIYMVYNGIEVIARSGELLFIFMYILAVTGFILIVTSGLIDTTNWKPVLEEGLSPLLKVVFTETLYFPFAEAIVFTMILPYLNNPRHAKRTLLGATALSGINLTITMLINIGVLGVDLTSRSQFPLLTTVQTIQVANFLERLDVFFMIAMVTGIFLKVSILFYAAVIGASSLFNVQSPSRLAYPFGIIILFTSIMIASNIQEHLEEGLKIVMKLLHIPLFVVIPLLLLFVAFLRNRKKNSSKNI; encoded by the coding sequence ATGGAGAAAGCGAAAATTAGTGCTGTTCAGCTCTTTGTCTTAATGGTTCTTTTTCAAATGGGAAGTGCTTTGTTGGTACCTCTTGCAATGGATGCTAAGCAAGATGCGTGGTTAGTAATCTTGATGGGGATGATTGTAAGCTTTGTTCTCTTTTTAGTCTATCATAAAATTTATTGGTACTATCCAAATCTTTTACCTACAGAATACATGCAAGAAATTTTGGGGAAAGTGATTGGAACAGTAGTGGCATTTCTATACATTGTTTATTTTATGTATGATGCTGCAAGGGTTCTACGTGATTTTGGTGAAATGCTATTAACGTTTGCCTATCCAGATACGCCTCTATTTATAGCGAATGCTTTACTAATTCTTGTGATTATCTATATGGTTTACAATGGGATTGAAGTCATTGCTCGTTCAGGGGAACTGCTTTTTATCTTTATGTATATTCTTGCTGTTACAGGTTTTATCTTAATTGTAACGTCAGGTTTAATCGATACGACAAATTGGAAACCGGTGTTAGAAGAAGGGTTGTCTCCTCTTTTAAAAGTAGTATTTACAGAAACATTGTATTTTCCATTTGCAGAAGCTATTGTATTTACAATGATTTTGCCTTATTTAAATAACCCTAGACATGCTAAACGAACGTTGCTAGGGGCAACAGCACTAAGCGGAATTAATTTAACTATTACGATGCTGATTAACATAGGCGTACTAGGAGTAGATTTAACTTCTCGTTCGCAGTTTCCACTCCTGACTACTGTTCAAACCATACAGGTAGCCAACTTTTTAGAACGATTAGATGTCTTTTTTATGATTGCGATGGTAACAGGGATTTTTTTGAAAGTAAGCATTTTGTTTTACGCGGCTGTTATAGGTGCATCAAGTTTATTTAACGTTCAATCACCTTCACGCCTTGCCTATCCTTTTGGAATCATTATTCTATTCACATCAATCATGATTGCAAGCAATATTCAAGAGCATCTTGAAGAAGGCTTAAAGATAGTAATGAAGCTTTTACATATTCCTCTTTTTGTAGTTATTCCGCTTTTACTTCTTTTTGTAGCATTTTTACGAAATCGAAAGAAAAACTCTAGCAAAAACATTTGA
- a CDS encoding YjcZ family sporulation protein: MGFGYGGYGCGYGGGYGGGFALIVVLFILLVIIGCACYN, encoded by the coding sequence ATGGGCTTTGGATATGGCGGATATGGCTGTGGCTACGGTGGTGGTTACGGCGGTGGTTTTGCGCTAATCGTAGTACTATTTATTTTATTAGTTATTATTGGTTGTGCATGTTACAACTAA